The following nucleotide sequence is from Melioribacteraceae bacterium.
GTCACCTCAGCGGCATCGTAAAAATGATGGAAAGTGATGTGACTGAAGATTTAGCAAAATATGAAGTTATTCCACCTGTCTCCCCTCTCTGGAAAACTATTGGTTATGCCATCCCGTTGATAATTATCGGAGCTATTGTTTATATCGGAATTTCTCAAGGAACCCAAGCTGCAAGTGATAACGCAATTTATTGGATATTGGCAAATGGAATCCCTAGTGCTCTTGGTTCAGCAATTGCTTGGGGACATCCATTGACCATTCTTATCTCATTTATAGCTGCACCATTTACCAGCTTAACACCATTAATCGGTGCCGGTTATGTTGCCGCATTCGTGCAATTAATGTTGGTCCCTCCAAAAGTAAAAGAATTTGAAACAGTAAGTGTCGATGTTCTAAAAGCAAAGAATTGGTGGAAGAATCGATTACTAAGAATCTTATTAGTATTTATTCTTGCGAGTCTTGGAAGCGCATTAGGTACTTATGTTGGAATGTTTGAAATTGTAAAGAATTTATTTTAGAAACTTCTTCTCTATAAAAGATAATAGATTACGAATTTGTTCATTTTCACATTTAAATTTTGCTCTATATTCGATAACAGTAATTTTTCTCGTTGAACCGATAAGACTTCTTTTATTGATAAATTTATTTATCTTTAATGTAAACTTCGAAAACAAAACCTAATCCGAAAAATCAATAACGGAGGAAATATGTATACTGCCGAAGATGTATTGAAAGAAAAAGATACTGAAATGATTACAACACCCTCTGATACAAAGATTAAAGATGCAATTAAGAAGATGGTTGATAATAAAATCGGGTCAATACTTGTCACCGAGAATAATAAAATAGTTGGTATTTGGACCGAAAGAGATTTTTTAAGAAACTCTTTGCTCGAGTCATTCGATATAAATAATGATACTGTAGAAAAATATATGACAAGAAATATAACTTCAGCCCCTCACAACGCATCATTGTATTCGCTGCTTGACATTTTCTTAGGTAAGAGATTTCGGCATCTTCTCATTCAAAAAAAAGACGAATACGTTGGGCTACTTTCCATGGGTGATGTTATTAAAGCAAACTTAAACGAAAAAACAAAAGAACTAGAAGCACTAAATGCCATTGTTAGTTGGGAGTACTACGAAAATTGGAGATTCAAGAAAAAGTAAATATTAATCAGTACTGTCCTTTCTTCTGTATATGATAACACTGATTTAATCTCTGTGCTACTTTGAGTTCTTTGTGGTGAAATGTATTATCAAGTATTACACAAAGCAAATTAAATCATCTCACTCATCAATTCTTTGCGTGGCTGCGGGATTACAACTTTGTTAACGAGCAAACCTTTATCTGCAATAACTTGAGCACCAGCATCAACCGCACTTCTTACTGCGGCTACTTCGCCTGTCAACGTACAAAATGCTTTTCCGCCGAGTGCCATTGCCAATCTTATTTCAATCAATTGAACACTTGCGGCTTTAACGGCGGCATCGGCTCCTTCAATCAAGGAGGCAACCGAAAATGATTCAATAATTCCTAATGCTTCCAATTCAGTTGCGAGAGTATGACCGGAAAGTGCCGGGAAAACATCCGGATGAACATGAGGAATAACAAAAGTATCAATTACTGCAAAATCAATCTGTGTTGAGGCAGCATCGATCGCTGATTGAACTTCTGCGACTTCACCACCGATTAAAACCATATATTTACCTGAACATATCGTACGTGAAAGAACAAGTTCGACTTGCGATGTTTTTAACATAATATCAGCTGCTTGCATTCCCGCTGCAATACTTGTCATCTCAATCAATCCAAGTGAATTCATTTGCATAATGATACCTTTCTATTTTGAAATTCTTATAAATTCTTCATTAATATGTGATATTTTTCCACTAATCGATGCATGAATGGTTGAACCAAGTTTTCCTTCTTCAGGTTTCGCTATTACATCCCCAACCTTGACTATATCTCCGATATTAACCAAGGAAATTGCCGGTGCACCAACATGCTGCTTCAACTTTATTTTTACCGAATTGGGTTGCGGTCTATTGCTATTATAAGGTGTGTCTTTTTCATATTCCTCTACATTTAATCTCTTCCGCAACTGCTTCAATGGAACCCGTCTTCCCTCTTTAATAGGATGAACTTTAACAGGTTTTTGTTGTTCATATTTTTCGCCATTCACGCGCATTTCTTCTTTACTCTGCACACATGCTTCACGTGGATATAAATCTTCGGGACAAGCGTATAATGAACAAAGCCCGCAAGCACAACAAAGATCCGCATATTGATTCCATAAATCCTTACCCGATGCTGTGAATTGTAATGACCGCATCACTTTATGAGGTTGAACATCATAGCCGAGTAAATAACGCGGACAGAATTCAGTACAATAACTACATTGATCGCAAGCCGATTTACCTATACGATTCATGTCCTCTTTCGGTCGTTCCATTCTATTAATCATATAATGATTCTTAGGGAGAACGATTATCGCTGCCGTTGTTTTTGTTACAACTTCAGAGAGATCGAACGTTAATGTACCCATCAGTAAACCACCGATGAATATTCCATAATCATTAACAGTAGCTCCGCCAGCATGTTTAATTAGTTCTTCAAAACTGGTCCCAACCGGAGCAAAAAATGTTGATGGATTTCTCACCGCTCCGGCAACACAAACAAATTTCTCAGTTACGGGTATTCCTTCAGATGCACGACTGACATTATAAAATGTTTCCACATTGTTGACAACACATCCAACATCGAGTGGAATTCCATGAGGCGGAATTAATCTTTTTGTAGCTTCGTAAACTAACTCGTATTCATCACCGGATGGATAAAAGTCACCAAGAATTGTCAAATCAATTTTTCCGTTGGTGAATTCATTTTGAATTTTTTCCATCGCAATCGTGTTCTTTGATTTTATTCCAAAAAAACCTTTCTTCGCTTTTGTCTGTTTTATCATTAATTCCATGCCATTAACAATTTCTTTCGGGAAATTTTTCATAATCTCAAGATCTTTATGAATCAACGGTTCACACTCGGCACCATTTGCTAACACAAATTCTACGGTTGATTTTGCTTTAATGTGTGTT
It contains:
- a CDS encoding CBS domain-containing protein, which codes for MYTAEDVLKEKDTEMITTPSDTKIKDAIKKMVDNKIGSILVTENNKIVGIWTERDFLRNSLLESFDINNDTVEKYMTRNITSAPHNASLYSLLDIFLGKRFRHLLIQKKDEYVGLLSMGDVIKANLNEKTKELEALNAIVSWEYYENWRFKKK
- a CDS encoding BMC domain-containing protein; the encoded protein is MQMNSLGLIEMTSIAAGMQAADIMLKTSQVELVLSRTICSGKYMVLIGGEVAEVQSAIDAASTQIDFAVIDTFVIPHVHPDVFPALSGHTLATELEALGIIESFSVASLIEGADAAVKAASVQLIEIRLAMALGGKAFCTLTGEVAAVRSAVDAGAQVIADKGLLVNKVVIPQPRKELMSEMI
- a CDS encoding 4Fe-4S dicluster domain-containing protein; the protein is MSLDQKMFEAGVVGAGGAGFPTHIKAKSTVEFVLANGAECEPLIHKDLEIMKNFPKEIVNGMELMIKQTKAKKGFFGIKSKNTIAMEKIQNEFTNGKIDLTILGDFYPSGDEYELVYEATKRLIPPHGIPLDVGCVVNNVETFYNVSRASEGIPVTEKFVCVAGAVRNPSTFFAPVGTSFEELIKHAGGATVNDYGIFIGGLLMGTLTFDLSEVVTKTTAAIIVLPKNHYMINRMERPKEDMNRIGKSACDQCSYCTEFCPRYLLGYDVQPHKVMRSLQFTASGKDLWNQYADLCCACGLCSLYACPEDLYPREACVQSKEEMRVNGEKYEQQKPVKVHPIKEGRRVPLKQLRKRLNVEEYEKDTPYNSNRPQPNSVKIKLKQHVGAPAISLVNIGDIVKVGDVIAKPEEGKLGSTIHASISGKISHINEEFIRISK